From the genome of Bos taurus isolate L1 Dominette 01449 registration number 42190680 breed Hereford chromosome 2, ARS-UCD2.0, whole genome shotgun sequence, one region includes:
- the IFI6 gene encoding interferon alpha-inducible protein 6 isoform X1 — protein sequence MRQKAVSLFLCYLLLYTCGCCEEEASSVPGPATWEKPLSFTEELQNVRMVVLPVRVVWSFWHRIRDLAPHWALSILLPDEKRYSEENSDSSFWGMVTYMAVGGGLMAAALPMLGFASTGIAANSLASSLMSWSAVANGGGVPAGGLVATLQSLGASGGSALMAKIGAFLGYTVHKQVESRQKESKEKK from the exons ATGCGGCAGAAGGCGGTATCGCTCTTCCTATGCTACCTGCTACTCTACACCTGCGGCTGCTGCGAGGAGGAAG CCAGTTCTGTGCCAGGCCCAGCGACCTGGGAAAAGCCGCTATCCTTCACTGAGGAGCTCCAAAATGTGAGGATGGTGGTCCTACCTGTCCGGGTGGTCTGGAGCTTCTGGCACAGAATAAGGGACCTTGCTCCCCACTGGGCTTTGTCCATTCTCCTTCCAGACGAAAAAAGATACTCAGAGGAAAACAGCGACTCGAGCTTCTGGGGCATGGTGACCTACATGGCCGTTGGAGGCG gaCTCATGGCCGCGGCACTGCCCATGCTGGGCTTCGCGAGCACCGGCATCGCCGCCAACTCGTTGGCCTCCTCACTGATGAGCTGGTCGGCCGTGGCGAACGGAGGCGGAGTGCCGGCCGGGGGGCTGGTGGCCACGCTGCAGAGCCTGG GCGCTAGCGGTGGCAGTGCCCTCATGGCCAAGATCGGGGCCTTTCTGGGCTATACTGTCCACAAGCAAGTCGAAAGCAGACAGAAAGAGAGCAAGGAGAAGAAGTAG
- the IFI6 gene encoding interferon alpha-inducible protein 6 precursor encodes MRQKAVSLFLCYLLLYTCGCCEEEDEKRYSEENSDSSFWGMVTYMAVGGGLMAAALPMLGFASTGIAANSLASSLMSWSAVANGGGVPAGGLVATLQSLGASGGSALMAKIGAFLGYTVHKQVESRQKESKEKK; translated from the exons ATGCGGCAGAAGGCGGTATCGCTCTTCCTATGCTACCTGCTACTCTACACCTGCGGCTGCTGCGAGGAGGAAG ACGAAAAAAGATACTCAGAGGAAAACAGCGACTCGAGCTTCTGGGGCATGGTGACCTACATGGCCGTTGGAGGCG gaCTCATGGCCGCGGCACTGCCCATGCTGGGCTTCGCGAGCACCGGCATCGCCGCCAACTCGTTGGCCTCCTCACTGATGAGCTGGTCGGCCGTGGCGAACGGAGGCGGAGTGCCGGCCGGGGGGCTGGTGGCCACGCTGCAGAGCCTGG GCGCTAGCGGTGGCAGTGCCCTCATGGCCAAGATCGGGGCCTTTCTGGGCTATACTGTCCACAAGCAAGTCGAAAGCAGACAGAAAGAGAGCAAGGAGAAGAAGTAG